In Labilithrix sp., a single genomic region encodes these proteins:
- a CDS encoding retroviral-like aspartic protease family protein, with amino-acid sequence MRALVDTGADATVIPEDVAEELELHVIEYASLEGVVGSHDVTVHGAIVHLAGVALPLGIVAHADECVVGRDLLTHFVTRLDGPRATVTFEVRPQRGRPPRTRR; translated from the coding sequence GTGCGTGCGCTCGTCGACACGGGGGCCGACGCGACCGTCATCCCCGAGGACGTGGCCGAAGAGCTCGAGCTGCACGTCATCGAATACGCGAGCCTGGAGGGGGTCGTTGGAAGTCACGACGTGACGGTGCACGGAGCGATCGTTCACCTCGCCGGCGTCGCGCTTCCTCTCGGCATCGTCGCGCACGCCGACGAGTGTGTCGTCGGGCGGGACTTGCTCACGCACTTCGTCACGCGCCTCGACGGCCCTCGAGCGACTGTGACGTTCGAGGTCAGACCGCAACGTGGCCGCCCACCGCGAACGAGACGATGA
- a CDS encoding elongation factor Tu: MKTHVNVGTIGHVDHGKTTLTAAILAVQAHANLARAKSYGDIAKGGTVRDDTKTVTITISHVEYETATRHYAHIDCPGHADYIKNMITGAAQMDGAILLVDGSQGPQHQTKEHILLARQVGVERVVVFVNKVDIADPELLELVVEETKAHLAAQGYHDSPVVLGSALKALRDPANAGACIRELLEAMEGHFPDPVRDVAGAFMMPIEGVHTIVGRGTVVTGRIARGVLRAGESVEIIGLVDGEQKPRQVVVTGIQMFHKDQTEARAGQNCGLLLRGVGRDEVVRGQVIIAPGSVKSRTKAKAELFVIPTKEGGRHTPIVTGYRPQFFFGTTDVTGTLVGLGDSDMILPGDHAEVSVELQKPVGMEAGMRFAVREGSKTVGAGVILSVE, translated from the coding sequence ATGAAGACCCATGTCAACGTCGGCACGATCGGACACGTCGACCACGGCAAGACCACGCTCACCGCCGCGATCCTCGCGGTGCAGGCGCACGCGAACCTCGCGCGCGCGAAGAGCTACGGCGACATCGCCAAGGGCGGCACCGTGCGTGACGACACGAAGACCGTCACGATCACCATCTCGCACGTCGAGTACGAGACCGCGACTCGCCACTACGCGCACATCGATTGCCCCGGCCACGCCGACTACATCAAGAACATGATCACCGGCGCCGCCCAGATGGACGGCGCGATCTTGCTCGTGGACGGCAGCCAGGGTCCGCAGCACCAGACCAAGGAGCACATCCTCCTCGCGCGTCAGGTTGGAGTCGAGCGCGTCGTGGTGTTCGTCAACAAGGTCGACATCGCCGATCCCGAGCTCCTCGAGCTCGTCGTCGAGGAGACCAAGGCGCACCTCGCGGCGCAGGGCTACCACGACTCCCCCGTCGTGCTCGGCTCGGCGCTGAAGGCGCTGCGCGATCCCGCGAACGCGGGCGCGTGCATCCGCGAGCTCCTCGAGGCGATGGAGGGTCACTTCCCCGATCCCGTGCGCGACGTCGCGGGCGCCTTCATGATGCCCATCGAAGGCGTGCACACGATCGTCGGTCGCGGCACCGTCGTGACCGGCCGCATCGCGCGCGGCGTGCTGCGCGCGGGCGAGTCGGTGGAGATCATCGGTCTCGTCGACGGCGAGCAGAAGCCGCGGCAAGTCGTCGTCACGGGCATCCAGATGTTCCACAAGGATCAGACGGAGGCCCGCGCGGGCCAGAACTGCGGACTGCTCCTCCGCGGCGTCGGTCGCGACGAGGTCGTGCGCGGTCAGGTGATCATCGCGCCCGGCTCGGTGAAGAGCCGCACCAAGGCGAAGGCCGAGCTGTTCGTCATTCCCACCAAAGAGGGCGGACGGCACACGCCGATCGTCACCGGCTACCGCCCGCAGTTCTTCTTTGGAACGACGGACGTGACCGGCACGCTCGTCGGCCTCGGCGATAGCGACATGATCCTTCCGGGCGATCACGCGGAGGTGTCGGTCGAGCTCCAGAAGCCGGTCGGGATGGAGGCGGGCATGCGGTTCGCGGTCCGTGAGGGCAGCAAGACCGTGGGCGCCGGCGTCATCCTGAGCGTCGAATGA